In the genome of Fusobacterium necrogenes, one region contains:
- a CDS encoding M20 metallopeptidase family protein — translation MIITKFLNDVNENKEWIINTRRELHKIPELDFELPKTIAHITSLLDKMGFKYKTGVGKSGVVVDIDGNDKNVTIALRADMDALPILECNTSEYSSTISGQMHACGHDAHTAILLGVAKILSENKTNLPCNIRLLFQPAEETTGGALPMINDGCLEGVDAIFGLHVDPIIECGTVGVKYGAYCASSTDVRIEIEGISCHGAYPSQGIDAIVAACGVITNIQSIISRNVDSRDSAVLSFGKINGGDKENIVAQKVVASGTLRTLSNEVKNRVKERLKEMVEYGAKSYGATGKVIFEDSYTALINHDKYIDIIKENTKKLLGEKAIFTKPLANMGVEDFAYFVEKVPGAFFNLGVGNLNKGITAPLHNDKFDIDEESLAIGVKLQIMNIFSAYESLKTSK, via the coding sequence ATGATAATTACAAAATTTTTAAACGATGTTAATGAAAATAAAGAGTGGATTATCAATACAAGAAGAGAGTTACATAAGATCCCAGAGTTAGACTTTGAGCTTCCTAAAACTATTGCTCATATCACTTCATTACTAGATAAAATGGGTTTTAAATATAAAACTGGGGTTGGAAAAAGTGGAGTAGTTGTTGATATAGATGGAAATGATAAAAATGTTACAATAGCTCTACGTGCTGATATGGATGCACTTCCTATTTTAGAGTGTAATACTAGTGAATACTCTTCTACTATTTCTGGGCAAATGCATGCTTGTGGTCATGATGCTCATACAGCTATATTACTAGGAGTAGCGAAAATATTATCAGAGAATAAAACTAATCTTCCTTGTAATATAAGGCTTCTTTTCCAACCAGCAGAAGAGACAACAGGTGGTGCACTACCTATGATAAATGATGGATGTCTTGAAGGTGTAGATGCAATATTTGGACTTCATGTAGATCCTATAATAGAGTGTGGAACAGTAGGTGTAAAATATGGAGCTTATTGTGCTTCATCTACTGATGTTAGAATAGAAATAGAGGGAATAAGTTGTCATGGTGCTTATCCAAGTCAAGGAATAGATGCTATTGTAGCTGCTTGTGGAGTAATTACTAATATTCAAAGTATCATAAGTAGGAATGTTGATTCTAGAGATTCTGCTGTACTTAGTTTTGGAAAAATAAATGGTGGAGATAAAGAAAATATTGTTGCTCAAAAAGTAGTAGCTTCTGGTACACTAAGAACTCTTTCTAATGAAGTTAAAAATAGAGTAAAAGAGAGATTAAAAGAGATGGTAGAATATGGAGCTAAATCTTATGGTGCAACAGGAAAAGTTATCTTTGAAGATAGTTATACAGCTTTAATAAATCATGACAAATACATAGATATCATTAAAGAAAATACTAAAAAACTTCTAGGAGAAAAAGCTATTTTTACTAAACCATTAGCTAATATGGGTGTTGAAGACTTTGCTTACTTTGTAGAAAAAGTTCCAGGAGCATTCTTTAATTTAGGCGTTGGAAACTTAAACAAAGGTATTACAGCTCCACTTCATAATGATAAATTTGATATTGATGAAGAAAGTCTAGCTATAGGTGTAAAACTTCAAATCATGAATATTTTTTCAGCTTATGAAAGCTTAAAAACTAGTAAATAA
- a CDS encoding SDR family NAD(P)-dependent oxidoreductase: MYNENRVKGKTALITGASSGIGRSCAIALAKLGMNIIIVARRNDLLLDLKKIIEQEYLVKVLALQLDVRNDNEVKEKLSKLPVEWKDIDILINNAGLASGLDKLYNNSSEDISTVIDTNIKGLLYVTNALLPHMIERDIPATIINMGSVAGDAAYAGGAVYCASKAAVKILSDGLRIDLVDTKIKVTDIKPGLVETNFSMVRFKGDKERAKKVYQGIKALTPDDIAETVAYIANLPTNVHIAEITLLCNNQADGRTIYKQN; this comes from the coding sequence ATGTACAATGAAAATAGAGTTAAGGGCAAAACAGCCCTTATAACTGGAGCCAGTAGTGGAATAGGAAGATCCTGTGCTATAGCTCTAGCTAAACTTGGTATGAACATTATAATTGTAGCTAGAAGAAATGATCTTTTGCTTGATTTAAAGAAAATAATAGAACAAGAATATCTCGTAAAAGTTTTAGCCCTTCAACTAGATGTTAGAAATGACAATGAAGTAAAAGAAAAACTATCTAAACTCCCAGTTGAATGGAAAGATATAGATATTCTTATCAATAATGCAGGTTTAGCTTCTGGCTTAGATAAATTATATAACAACTCTTCAGAAGATATCTCTACTGTTATAGATACAAATATAAAAGGTCTATTATATGTTACTAATGCCCTTCTTCCACATATGATAGAAAGAGATATCCCAGCTACCATTATCAATATGGGTTCAGTAGCTGGAGATGCCGCTTATGCTGGTGGGGCAGTTTATTGTGCAAGTAAAGCTGCTGTAAAAATATTATCTGATGGATTGAGAATTGATTTAGTTGATACTAAAATAAAAGTAACAGATATTAAACCTGGACTTGTTGAAACAAATTTTAGTATGGTTAGATTTAAAGGCGATAAAGAAAGAGCTAAAAAAGTTTATCAGGGAATAAAAGCTCTTACCCCTGATGATATAGCTGAAACAGTAGCTTATATTGCTAACCTTCCAACTAATGTCCACATAGCAGAAATCACTTTGCTATGTAATAATCAAGCTGATGGACGTACTATCTATAAGCAAAACTAA
- a CDS encoding glycosyltransferase produces MDLSIIVPIYNVEEYLAECLKSLYKISNLRYEVILVNDGSKDKSSKIIEDFKELYPKQTIIINKENGGLSSARNAGLKVAKGKYISFIDSDDFIDTDEFEKFVIEGISSRVDIAVGNMRYYAPGRIGEPLFRSKLIKDSGVITGIDFLWRVLQSPKCYREEVVDDIYRRNFLIKNNLFFNENIVHEDSEFTTLAYLKAKKVKYIDKTFYFYRQREGSIMNKVSEKSIISLEIICERLFEEFISIDDKKAKEALSSLILSFYSTILYKRYNGKENYTKVYQRYKELYLELKKYSQSNIEQRLLSFSIFIPNTIRKILGKEITNIQKIPKF; encoded by the coding sequence ATGGATTTGAGTATTATAGTTCCAATTTATAATGTAGAGGAATATTTAGCTGAATGTCTGAAGAGCTTGTATAAAATAAGTAATCTAAGGTATGAAGTTATCTTAGTAAATGATGGATCTAAAGATAAGAGCTCTAAGATAATAGAGGATTTTAAAGAACTTTACCCTAAACAAACTATTATAATAAATAAAGAAAATGGTGGATTATCTTCGGCGAGAAACGCTGGCCTTAAGGTGGCAAAAGGAAAATATATCTCTTTTATAGATAGTGATGACTTCATAGATACAGATGAATTTGAAAAATTTGTAATAGAGGGAATAAGTTCTAGAGTGGATATAGCAGTGGGAAATATGAGATACTATGCTCCTGGAAGAATAGGAGAACCGCTTTTTAGATCAAAGCTAATAAAGGATAGTGGAGTAATTACTGGGATAGATTTTCTTTGGAGAGTTCTGCAATCTCCTAAATGTTATAGAGAAGAAGTGGTAGATGATATATATCGAAGAAATTTTCTTATAAAAAATAATCTTTTTTTTAATGAAAATATAGTACATGAAGATAGTGAGTTTACAACTCTTGCATATTTAAAAGCAAAAAAAGTAAAATATATAGATAAAACATTTTATTTTTATCGTCAAAGAGAAGGAAGTATAATGAATAAGGTGTCAGAAAAAAGTATAATTTCTCTTGAAATAATTTGTGAAAGGTTATTCGAAGAATTTATAAGTATAGATGATAAAAAAGCTAAAGAAGCTTTATCATCACTTATTTTAAGTTTTTACTCAACAATTTTATATAAAAGATATAATGGTAAAGAGAATTATACAAAAGTATATCAAAGGTATAAGGAGCTATATTTAGAGTTAAAAAAATATTCACAATCAAATATAGAACAAAGATTGCTATCTTTTTCTATATTTATTCCTAATACTATAAGAAAAATTTTAGGAAAAGAGATAACTAATATTCAAAAAATTCCGAAATTTTAA
- a CDS encoding DMT family protein, producing the protein MKILPVILLFISNIFMSFAWYGHLKNTHSALWFAVISSWGIAFFEYCFSIPANRIGSQFFTVAQLKIIQEVITLVVFSGFSVLYLKQEFKLNYIYAFICLIGAVYFMFKK; encoded by the coding sequence ATGAAAATTTTACCTGTAATTTTACTTTTTATCTCAAATATTTTTATGTCTTTTGCTTGGTATGGACACCTTAAAAATACTCATAGTGCTTTATGGTTTGCTGTTATTAGTAGCTGGGGAATAGCTTTTTTTGAATATTGCTTCTCTATCCCTGCAAACAGAATAGGCTCACAATTTTTTACAGTAGCACAACTTAAGATTATTCAGGAAGTTATCACTTTAGTTGTCTTTTCTGGTTTTTCAGTTTTATATTTAAAACAAGAATTTAAATTAAACTACATATATGCTTTTATTTGCCTAATTGGAGCTGTCTACTTTATGTTCAAAAAATAA
- the rlmN gene encoding 23S rRNA (adenine(2503)-C(2))-methyltransferase RlmN — protein sequence MMSEKINLLNFNQQELEDFIISLGMKKFYGKQLFNWLHKKIVRDLNEVTNLSLKDRELLVEKSYIPFLNLLKHQISKIDKTEKFLFQLEDGNTIETVLLRHKDKRNTLCISSQVGCAVKCSFCATGQGGFARNLNVSEIINQVYTIERRLLKRGDKINNVVFMGMGEPLLNLTNVLKALEILSSENGINISKRKITISTSGIVPNIEKILLEKIPVELAVSLHSAINEKRDEIIPINKRYPLEDLHAVLQEYQRQTKRRITFEYILINNFNVSETDANALADYVHEFDHVVNLIPCNPVEGTDMTRPSDKKIERFVNYLQNVRKVNVTIRREKGTDIDGACGQLRQKNKKPTK from the coding sequence ATAATGTCAGAAAAAATAAATTTGTTAAATTTTAATCAGCAAGAGTTAGAAGATTTTATAATATCACTTGGAATGAAAAAATTTTATGGGAAACAACTTTTTAATTGGTTACATAAAAAGATAGTAAGAGATTTAAATGAGGTAACTAATCTTTCATTGAAAGATAGAGAGTTGTTAGTAGAGAAATCTTATATCCCATTTTTAAATTTATTAAAACATCAAATATCTAAAATAGACAAAACAGAGAAATTTTTGTTTCAGTTAGAAGATGGAAATACAATTGAAACTGTTTTGTTGAGACATAAAGATAAGAGGAATACTTTATGTATTTCTTCCCAAGTTGGTTGTGCTGTAAAGTGTAGTTTTTGTGCAACTGGACAAGGAGGTTTTGCAAGAAATCTGAATGTAAGTGAGATTATTAATCAAGTTTATACTATAGAAAGAAGACTTTTAAAGCGGGGAGATAAGATAAATAATGTTGTATTTATGGGGATGGGAGAACCACTTTTAAATCTTACAAATGTTTTAAAAGCTCTTGAAATATTATCTAGTGAGAATGGAATAAATATTTCTAAGAGAAAAATAACTATCTCAACTTCAGGAATCGTTCCAAACATAGAGAAAATACTCCTTGAAAAGATACCGGTAGAGCTAGCTGTATCTTTACATTCAGCTATTAATGAAAAAAGGGATGAGATTATTCCTATCAATAAAAGATATCCATTAGAGGACTTACATGCTGTTTTACAAGAGTATCAAAGACAAACAAAGAGAAGAATTACTTTTGAATATATTTTAATAAATAATTTTAATGTTTCTGAAACAGATGCTAATGCTTTAGCAGATTATGTGCATGAGTTTGATCATGTTGTGAATTTAATTCCTTGTAATCCAGTAGAAGGAACTGATATGACTAGACCATCAGATAAAAAAATAGAGAGATTTGTTAACTATTTACAAAATGTAAGAAAGGTAAATGTAACTATTAGAAGAGAAAAAGGAACAGATATAGATGGAGCTTGTGGACAGTTGAGACAAAAAAATAAAAAACCTACTAAATAG
- a CDS encoding glycosyltransferase — protein sequence MIPKKIHYVWLGKNPHPNLMDICINSWREKLPGYEIIEWNEETLNFYEEMEKNRFLKECYKRKLWAFLSDYFRIKILYEEGGIYLDTDMQIVKNIDSLLFNEFFIGVESKEIISAGIIGIVPKHELMKKILEFYENDIWNEPIFTIPDIITRVINKEYHFQMKEDITYIADGMVIYPARYFYPYHFTEKFEISCIKNDTYGIHWWGKSWGEKKNLSKLYFLEFKHYHGHRKILIELLIITGLMKFVKRSKLLKNLGKRL from the coding sequence ATGATACCTAAAAAAATTCACTATGTTTGGTTAGGCAAAAATCCCCATCCTAATCTCATGGATATTTGTATAAATTCTTGGAGAGAAAAACTTCCAGGGTATGAAATTATAGAGTGGAATGAGGAAACTTTAAATTTTTATGAAGAAATGGAAAAAAATAGATTTTTAAAAGAGTGTTATAAAAGAAAATTATGGGCTTTTTTATCAGATTATTTTAGAATAAAAATTTTGTATGAAGAAGGTGGGATTTATTTAGATACTGATATGCAAATAGTAAAAAATATAGACTCACTTCTTTTTAATGAGTTTTTTATAGGGGTAGAAAGTAAAGAGATTATAAGTGCAGGGATAATCGGTATAGTTCCAAAACATGAGCTTATGAAAAAAATTTTAGAGTTTTATGAGAATGATATTTGGAATGAGCCAATATTTACGATTCCAGATATAATCACAAGAGTGATTAATAAAGAGTATCATTTTCAGATGAAGGAAGATATTACATATATAGCTGATGGAATGGTAATATATCCAGCTAGATATTTTTATCCATATCATTTTACAGAAAAATTCGAAATTTCATGTATAAAAAATGATACTTATGGGATACATTGGTGGGGAAAGTCATGGGGTGAGAAAAAAAATCTTTCAAAGCTCTATTTTTTAGAGTTTAAACATTACCATGGACATAGAAAAATTTTAATAGAACTACTTATAATAACAGGACTTATGAAGTTTGTAAAACGATCGAAGTTATTAAAAAATTTAGGCAAGAGGTTATAA
- a CDS encoding histidinol-phosphatase HisJ family protein has protein sequence MFINDYHIHSQFSGDSSQDLNEIFERAIFLGLEEIAITDHLEYDIEGMTEKWILNLDRYTKEIIEFKNKYRDRLNIKLGLEVGVQPHTREYLENQVKKYPFDFVIASTHAIDRYDLAFGELQKSRNKEELQEYYFKTVFENVKIYDNFSIYGHMDFITRYGGDKYRGLEYEKNSDLIDEILKMLIHKGKGIEINTSGYRYKEDRFYPCTEIVKRYFELGGEIITIGSDSHIKEHLTMDFDRVYNFLKSIGVKYICGFEKMKPVFKILK, from the coding sequence ATGTTCATAAATGATTATCATATTCATAGTCAATTTTCAGGAGATTCAAGTCAAGATTTAAATGAAATATTTGAAAGAGCAATTTTTTTAGGATTGGAAGAGATAGCTATAACCGATCATTTAGAATATGATATAGAGGGGATGACTGAAAAATGGATTTTGAATTTAGATAGATATACTAAAGAAATAATAGAATTTAAAAATAAGTATAGAGATAGGTTAAATATAAAATTAGGATTAGAAGTGGGAGTTCAACCGCATACTCGAGAGTATTTAGAGAATCAAGTTAAAAAATATCCTTTTGATTTTGTGATAGCATCTACACATGCTATTGATAGATATGATCTGGCTTTTGGTGAACTACAAAAGTCTAGAAATAAGGAGGAGTTGCAGGAATATTATTTTAAAACTGTATTTGAAAATGTAAAAATATATGATAATTTCTCTATATATGGACACATGGATTTTATTACAAGGTATGGTGGAGATAAATATAGGGGTTTAGAGTACGAAAAAAATAGCGATTTGATAGATGAGATTTTAAAAATGCTGATACATAAGGGAAAGGGAATAGAAATAAATACTTCAGGATATAGGTATAAAGAGGATAGGTTTTATCCTTGTACTGAGATTGTAAAAAGATATTTTGAATTGGGAGGAGAAATTATTACTATTGGCTCAGATTCGCATATAAAAGAGCATTTGACTATGGACTTTGATAGAGTATATAATTTTTTAAAAAGTATTGGAGTAAAATATATTTGTGGATTTGAAAAAATGAAACCTGTATTTAAAATTTTAAAATAA
- a CDS encoding META domain-containing protein, with translation MKKTVVMLTMLGLALGGCTALEKTNEAVEKVGTVTQTAQTMLDINSIKGQEFTLENSDITISFDNTRVYGFSGVNRYFGGLTVQGSSIVIENIASTMMAGPQDKMEEEASYLKTLAEMTYMRIEGKSVILTGNGKTLKFLGK, from the coding sequence ATGAAAAAAACAGTAGTGATGTTAACAATGCTTGGTTTAGCATTAGGAGGATGTACAGCTTTAGAAAAAACAAATGAAGCGGTTGAAAAAGTAGGAACTGTGACACAAACAGCTCAAACTATGCTAGATATTAATTCTATAAAAGGGCAAGAATTTACTCTTGAAAATTCAGATATAACTATTTCATTTGATAATACTAGGGTGTATGGATTTAGTGGAGTAAATAGATATTTTGGAGGATTAACAGTACAAGGAAGTAGTATAGTTATTGAAAATATAGCCTCTACTATGATGGCGGGTCCTCAAGATAAAATGGAAGAAGAAGCAAGTTATTTAAAGACTCTAGCAGAAATGACTTACATGAGAATAGAGGGTAAGAGTGTTATTTTAACAGGAAATGGAAAGACTTTAAAATTTCTAGGAAAATAA
- a CDS encoding lipopolysaccharide biosynthesis protein, translating into MIKKLKYLLSDKLLVNFLHLFGGDAFASILSIFSISFITKGIGLEKYGLITLIQGVVSLIDGIFNFQSWQGIIKFYPEVREDEKKLKTLIKFSYFLDFSTAIIAFIVFFSLSTWIAKFYNFQSQEFYFLLVFSIYIIFNIQGTGLGILRSFNRFDYLRNQRMLVAIFNFLFLGLGFILKQDIFYFLLVYLFTNILNSLILNYFVFKELKRRKITGIFKEKLKFNKEFFKFTCLTNINSSLDIPVQYFDNLMIGKLLSLEQLAVYKLCKTLTVVLDRVATPLYQTLYPYFCERIVEKSYSEIFRKCIKISSMLLMSCIFLVFVMNIIGFDILSNFFSKSLNKYKLELNLYLLMKSLATVFIFIHPLFLALGYIKRETKIVFIANFLYLAILFILIKKIGLIGVIIAYGIQVFLIVMMKGIVILKSLKIK; encoded by the coding sequence ATGATAAAGAAATTAAAGTATTTACTTAGTGATAAATTGTTAGTAAATTTTTTACATCTATTTGGTGGAGATGCTTTTGCTTCAATTTTATCTATATTTTCGATATCATTTATAACAAAAGGAATAGGTTTAGAAAAATATGGTCTTATTACTTTAATACAAGGAGTGGTATCTCTTATAGATGGGATTTTTAATTTTCAATCATGGCAAGGTATAATTAAATTTTATCCTGAGGTTAGAGAAGATGAGAAAAAATTAAAAACTTTGATAAAGTTTAGTTATTTTTTAGATTTTTCTACAGCTATAATAGCTTTTATAGTATTTTTTTCATTGAGTACTTGGATAGCTAAGTTTTATAACTTCCAATCACAAGAATTTTACTTTCTTTTAGTTTTTTCAATCTATATTATTTTTAATATTCAAGGAACAGGTCTTGGGATTTTAAGAAGTTTTAATAGATTTGATTATCTGAGAAATCAGAGGATGTTAGTTGCAATTTTTAATTTTTTATTTTTAGGATTGGGTTTTATTTTAAAGCAAGATATATTTTATTTTCTTCTAGTATATCTTTTTACTAATATTTTAAACTCTCTAATTCTCAACTATTTTGTTTTTAAAGAGTTAAAAAGGAGAAAAATTACTGGAATATTTAAAGAAAAATTAAAATTTAATAAAGAATTCTTTAAGTTTACCTGTTTGACGAATATAAATTCAAGTTTGGATATACCTGTGCAATATTTTGATAATCTTATGATAGGAAAATTATTATCCTTAGAACAATTAGCTGTGTACAAGTTGTGTAAAACACTGACGGTTGTATTAGATAGAGTAGCTACTCCTTTATATCAAACTCTCTACCCTTATTTTTGTGAAAGGATAGTAGAGAAAAGTTATAGTGAGATATTTAGAAAATGTATAAAGATATCATCTATGCTTCTAATGAGCTGTATTTTCCTTGTTTTTGTTATGAATATCATAGGTTTTGATATTCTATCCAATTTTTTTTCTAAAAGTTTGAATAAGTATAAATTAGAATTAAATCTATACTTGCTTATGAAATCATTAGCAACTGTATTCATATTTATACATCCATTATTTTTAGCATTAGGATACATAAAAAGAGAAACAAAAATAGTATTTATAGCGAATTTTTTATATTTAGCCATCTTATTTATTTTAATAAAAAAAATAGGATTAATAGGAGTGATAATAGCTTATGGAATACAGGTATTCTTGATAGTAATGATGAAAGGAATAGTAATTTTAAAAAGCTTAAAGATAAAATAG
- a CDS encoding shikimate kinase, which translates to MKDNIALIGFMGSGKTTIGRILAKYLDMKFIDIDKMISVREKKTIPEIFDEKGEQYFRKLEREIVFEESLNNNIVIATGGGVIIDNENIKNLKETSFIVYLDCTIECIYERVKNSKSRPLLNVEDMFEKIKELYQKRELLYKISSDFSVKIDMDSNMYDTAEKIKKAYIES; encoded by the coding sequence ATGAAAGATAATATTGCATTAATTGGATTTATGGGAAGTGGAAAAACTACTATAGGTAGAATACTTGCTAAATATCTAGATATGAAATTTATAGATATAGACAAGATGATCTCTGTTAGAGAAAAAAAAACTATCCCTGAGATTTTTGATGAAAAAGGGGAGCAATATTTTAGAAAATTAGAGAGAGAAATTGTATTTGAAGAATCTCTTAACAATAATATTGTCATTGCTACTGGTGGTGGTGTTATCATCGATAATGAGAACATCAAAAATCTTAAAGAAACCTCATTTATAGTATACCTTGATTGTACTATTGAATGTATTTATGAACGAGTCAAAAACAGTAAATCCCGTCCTCTTTTAAATGTTGAAGATATGTTTGAAAAAATAAAAGAACTATATCAAAAAAGAGAGTTACTCTATAAAATTTCTAGTGATTTTAGTGTAAAAATTGATATGGATAGCAATATGTATGATACAGCTGAAAAAATAAAAAAGGCCTATATTGAAAGTTAA
- a CDS encoding aromatic acid exporter family protein produces the protein MKYIDHKVIKTALGTFISIYIAELLGIKFGVTAGVVTIISIQATKKESLKIALERFIASLVGLFIAVISFEIFGYTPFIFGVFILIFMPVCLKFNLFQGFLATVVLATHILSLGTVSLVIVKNEIYILLLGIIVALVLNSYMPDMRKELSEKKKNIDSLMKTIMNYFGEVLITGSVFADEEKVFTELKKELDSARDIAYKEYNNDIFSSSREEVEFFQMKRNQYKVLVRMRNHFYRFYLSSEHTEIISEFARKVSDSIGVDKLYIQVMSELERIREVFKNMPLPQSRVEFESRAMLFQFLNDIEQFLEIKRDYMKKLRKEN, from the coding sequence ATGAAATATATAGACCATAAAGTCATAAAAACAGCTTTAGGAACATTTATTTCGATATATATAGCAGAGTTATTAGGGATAAAATTTGGAGTAACAGCAGGAGTAGTAACTATTATAAGTATTCAAGCTACTAAAAAAGAATCTTTAAAAATTGCATTGGAGAGGTTTATAGCTTCTTTAGTTGGACTTTTTATAGCTGTTATATCTTTTGAAATTTTTGGTTATACTCCATTTATTTTTGGAGTATTTATTTTAATTTTTATGCCAGTTTGTTTAAAATTTAATTTATTCCAAGGCTTTTTAGCTACCGTCGTATTAGCTACTCATATTTTAAGCTTAGGCACAGTATCATTAGTTATAGTAAAAAATGAGATATATATATTATTATTAGGAATTATTGTGGCTTTAGTATTAAATTCATACATGCCTGATATGAGGAAAGAATTAAGTGAAAAGAAAAAAAATATAGATAGTTTAATGAAAACTATTATGAATTATTTTGGAGAAGTTCTTATAACTGGATCGGTTTTTGCAGATGAAGAAAAAGTTTTTACTGAGTTGAAAAAGGAGTTAGATTCAGCTAGGGATATTGCTTATAAGGAGTATAATAACGATATCTTTTCTAGCTCAAGAGAAGAGGTTGAATTTTTTCAGATGAAAAGAAATCAGTATAAGGTTTTAGTCAGAATGAGAAATCATTTCTATAGATTTTATTTAAGTAGTGAACATACTGAAATTATTTCAGAGTTTGCAAGAAAAGTTTCTGACTCAATAGGTGTAGATAAATTATATATACAGGTAATGTCAGAGCTTGAAAGAATAAGAGAAGTATTTAAAAATATGCCTCTTCCTCAATCGAGAGTAGAATTTGAAAGTAGGGCGATGTTATTTCAATTTTTAAATGATATAGAGCAGTTTTTAGAGATAAAAAGAGACTATATGAAAAAATTAAGAAAGGAGAATTAG